The Neorhizobium sp. NCHU2750 genome contains the following window.
CACATGGCCATGCTGGCCGGCGAGGATTTCGGCGAGCGCGACACCCTCATCTTCCGCCTTGTGCGCCAGCATCGGGCCCTTCACCACGTCGCCGATCGCATAGATGCCCGCGACATTGGTCTTGAAGCCATGGTCGATCTCGACGCGGCCGCGATTGTCGAGCGCGACGCCGGCACCCTCGAGGCCAAGACCTTCGGTATAGGGCTTGCGGCCGGTGGAGATCAGCACGACATCTGCCTCTACGGTTTGCGCCTCGCCGCCCTTGACGGGTTCATAGGTCACCTTGGCGCCGGTCGCGGTCTTTTCGACGGCCGTGACCTTGGCTTCGGTGCGGATATCCATGCCCTGCTTTGCGATCATCCGCTGGAACTGCTTCGACACGTCGGCATCCATCGCGCCGAGCAGCTTGTCGAGATATTCGATGACGGTGACCTTGGCGCCGAGACGCATCCAGACCGAGCCGAGTTCCAGCCCGATGACGCCGCCGCCGACCACGATCAGGTTCTGCGGAACCTTGTCGAGCGAGATCGCACCGGTGGACGACACGATCACCTTCTCGTCGATTTCGACATTGACGCCCGGAATGCCGGCGACATCCGAACCGGTAGCGATGACGATGTTCTTCGTCTCCAGTTCCTGCACCTTGCCGTCTTCGCCGGTGACGGAAACCTTGCCCGCGGCAACGATCTTGCCGGTGCCGATAAACCCGTCGATCTTGTTCTTCTTGAACAGGAAGGCGACGCCGTCGACGTTCGACTTGATGGTCGCATCCTTATGGGCCATCATCTTCGACAGGTTGAGCGTCGGAGCAGCCACTTCAACGCCAAGCGCATCGACGCCATGGGCGACCTGGTGGAACATTTCCGATGCATGCAGCAGCGCCTTGGACGGAATGCAGCCGACATTGAGGCAGGTGCCGCCATAGGTGGCGCGCTTTTCGACGACCGCGACCTTCAGGCCGAGCTGGGCTGCCTTGATTGCGCAGACATAACCGCCGGGGCCACTTCCGATAACGACGACATCATAAGCCATGTTCTAATTCCTGGTTCCTGGTTTTGGCGGGGTCGTTCCCGCGGAGATTTCGACAATGGCCTTCAGGCCGCTTTTTCAGTCGCAAGTTTAAGTCCGAGCGCGATGAACACCACGCCACTGGTCCGGTCGATCCACTTGCTGGCACGCGAGAAGGCCGCCCGCATGCGCGGCGTCGTCATGAACGTGCTGACGCCGACGAACCAGACGATCAGGCAGGTCGCCATCACCAACCCGTAGCCGAACTTGATCGCCATCGGCGTATGCGCGCTGACGACTGTCGAGAAAATCGACAAAAAGAAAAAGACCGGTTTCGGATTGAGCGCATTGGCGGCAAAGCCGAGCGTGAATGCCTTCAGCGCCGATTGCTTCCGGGGTTGGTTGTCAGAAGCTTCCGGCGCAACGGTGATTTCGGTCTTGCCTGCCCTCAGCGCCTTGATGCCGATATAGATCAGATAGGCGACACCCAGCCATTTGACGATATTAAACAGATAGACCGACTGCGAGATGATCAGGCCGAGGCCGAGAATGGTATAGGTGACATGGAACATCAAAGACGTGCCGATGCCGAAGCTGGTAATGATCGCCTGTCGCCGCCCCTGCATGATCGCCTGGCGCATGACCATGGCCAGATCCGCACCCGGCGAGACGATCGCGAAGGAGAAGATGGCCATCAGCGAGATCAATTCGATGAGATAGGCATGCATTGGATAAGATCCCTCAGAAAAGCAAGGCAGCCATCATGATCACCAGCCCGGCCAGGCTCAACAGCCAGACGAGCGAACGGATATAGGCAATGCCGGCAAGATAAAGCGGCACATAGGCAATCCGGGCGATCAGCCAGACCCAGGCACCGCCGATGCCGAGCCCGCTTGGATCACCGATGAAGGCAAGCCCGAGAAGCAGGCCGATAAAGGCCGGATAGGTTTCCTGATAGTTTTTCGAGGCGCGAGCCGCCCGGCCCGCCACCGCGCTCTTCGGCGCAACGCCCTCGTCACGCGGTCCTGCATTCCACTTGGAACCCAGCTCGCGCGTCGCAAGAAAACCCTGCAGCAGAATATGAAAGAGCAGCAGGACGACGCTCAGGCAAAGCACTACCACGAGATGGGTCGCATTTGCCGAAGCGGGTTCCATGCTGCTCTCCCTTAATTCAGAACATGTCGCGCAAACTTAGACGCGTTAGCGACAAAGACATGCGGCAGAAAGAAACCGAAGCGACACCAATCCCACGGATCAGCATCGCTTCAGGATTGATCAGAGATCGAGAACCAGACGTTCCGGATCTTCCAGGCTTTCCTTGACGCGAACGAGGAAGGTAACCGCTTCCTTGCCGTCGACGATACGGTGGTCGTAGGAGAGCGCGAGATACATCATCGGACGGATGACGATCTGGCCGCCGACGACGACCGGACGCTCTTGGATCTTGTGCATGCCGAGAATACCGGACTGCGGAGCGTTGAGGATCGGCGAGGACATCAGCGAACCGTAGACACCACCATTGGTGATGGTGAACGTGCCGCCCTGCATGTCGGCCATCGACAGCGAACCGTCGCGGGCTGCCTTGGCAAGACGGGCAAGTTCCTTCTCGACGCCGGCGATCGAACGCTGGTCGGCATCACGGATGACCGGCACGACGAGGCCCTTGTCGGTACCGACCGCCATGCCGACATGGCAGTAGTTCTTGTAGATGAGGTCGGTGCCGTCGATCTCGGCGTTGACAGCCGGCAGTTCCTTCAGCGCGTGGGTCACAGCCTTTGTGAAGAAGCCCATGAAGCCGAGCTTCGTGCCGTGCTTCTTCTCGAACACGTCCTTGTAGCGGTTGCGCAGGTCCATAACGGCCTTCATGTCCACCTCGTTATAGGTGGTCAGCATGGCTGCGGTGTTCTGTGCATCCTTGAGGCGCTTGGCGATCGTCTGGCGCAGACGGGTCATCTTCACGCGCTCTTCGCGCGATGCGTCGTCAGCAGACGATACCGGGCGCGGAGCCGCCGGAACGGCAGCCGGTGCCGGAGCCGACGAGCCCTTGGCGATGGCAGCAAGAACGTCGCCCTTCAGAACCTGGCCGCGCTTGCCCGAACCGTCGATATCGGCGGTCGAGATATTGTTGTCGGCAGCCACCTTGGCGGCAGCCGGTGCAGCCGGCATGGACGATGCGGCCGCAGGAGCAGCAGCAGCCGGCGCGGCGGCGACGGGAGCGGCAGCGGGTGCCGGTGCAGCAGCAGGAGCGGCAGTCGCGGCACCTGCACCGCCTTCGGCGATCTGGCCGAGCAGCGCGTCGAGGCCGACGGTCTCGCCGTTCTGCGCAACGATTTCGGTCAGCACGCCGGAAGCCGGGGCCGGCACTTCGACGGTAACCTTGTCGGTTTCCAGTTCGACCAGAGGCTCATCGGCCTTGACCGTGTCGCCGACCTTCTTGAACCAGGTGCCGACTGTTGCCTCGCTGACGGACTCGCCGAGAGTTGGGACGCGGATTTCGGTGGCCATGACTTGTTTCCGTTTTTTTTCCAGATTTCGTTTCGTATGAAATAGGGGAGACGGCTGAAAAATCAGCCGCCGAGTGCGTCTTCGAGGAAAGCCTCGAGCTGCGCCAGATGCTTCGACATCAGACCGGTCGCAGGCGATGCCGCAGCCGCGCGGCCCGTGTAGCGGACGCGCTGATACTTGGCATCGATATGCGCCAGAACCCATTCCAGGTACGGGTCGATGAACGCCCATGCACCCATGTTCTTCGGCTCTTCCTGGCACCAGACCATTTCCGCGTTCTTGAAGCGCGAAAGCTCGTTGATCAGGGCCTTTGCCGGGAACGGATAAAGCTGTTCGATACGCAACAGGTAGATGTCGTCGATGCCGCGCTTCTCGCGCTCTTCCAGAAGGTCGTAGTAGACCTTGCCGGTGCACATCACGACGCGACGGATCTTGGCATCCTTCTGCAGCTTGATCGGGCCGTCCTTGATGACTTCCGCATCGTCCCACAGCAGGCGATGGAACGAGCTTTCGCCCGCCAGTTCCGCCAGCGAAGACGTGGCGCGCTTGTGGCGCAGCAGCGACTTCGGCGTCATCAGGATCAGCGGCTTGCGGAAGTCGCGCTTCACCTGACGGCGTAGGATGTGGAAGTAGTTGGCCGGCGTCGTGCAGTTGGCGACCTGCATGTTGTCTTCGGCGCAAAGCTGCAGGAAGCGCTCCAGGCGTGCCGAGGAGTGTTCCGGACCCTGGCCTTCATAACCATGCGGCAGAAGGCAGACGAGACCGGACATGCGCAGCCACTTGCGTTCGCCAGACGAGATGAACTGGTCGAACACCACCTGCGCACCGTTGGCGAAATCGCCGAACTGGGCTTCCCACAGCGTCAGCGCATTCGGACGGGCGAGCGAATAGCCATATTCGAAACCGAGAACGGCTTCTTCCGACAGCATGGAGTTGATCACTTCATACTTGCCCTGGCCCGGCTGCAGGTTGGACAGCGGGATGTAGCGTTCTTCGGTGTCCTGATCGTAGAGAACCGAATGGCGCTGCGAGAACGTGCCGCGTTCGCAATCCTGGCCCGACAGGCGGATCTTCGTGCCTTCGACGGCGAGCGAGCCGAACGCAAGTGCCTCCGCCATCGCCCAGTCGAGACCTTCGCCGGTCTCGATCATCTGCGCGCGGTTTTCCATGAAACGCTTGATCGTGCGGTGCGCGTTGAAGCCTTCCGGAATGACCGAAAGCTTGCGACCGATTTCCTTGAGGCTCTTCATCGGCATCGAGGTCTTGCCGCGGCGCTGTTCGTCGGCATCGTCAGCCGAACGAAGACCCGACCACTGACCGTCCAGCCAGTCGGCCTTGTTCGGCTTGTAGCTCTGACCGGCTTCGAATTCGGCGTCGAGATGCGAACGCCAGTCGGCCTTCATCTTGTCGAATTCGGCTTCGGTCAGCACGCCTTCGGCGATCAGACGGTCAGCATAGAGCTCGGCCACGGCCTTGTGAGCGCGGATGACCTTGTACATCTTCGGCTGGGTGAATGCCGGCTCGTCGCCTTCGTTATGGCCGAAGCGGCGGTAGCAGAACATGTCGACCACGACCGGCTTGTGGAACTTCATCCGGTATTCGGTGGCAACCTTGGCGGCATAGGTGACCGCTTCCGGATCGTCGCCATTGACGTGGAAGATCGGCGCTTCGATCATTTTTGCCACGTCGGACGGGTATGGAGACGAGCGCGAAAAGCCCGGATTGGTGGTGAAACCGATCTGGTTGTTGATGATGACGTGCATCGTACCGGCAACGCGATGACCGCGCAGGCCCGACAGGCCGAGGATTTCGGCAACAACACCCTGGCCCGCGAATGCGGCATCGCCGTGCAGCAGCAGCGGCAGCACCTTGGAGCGCTCGGAGAGCGGGATGATGTTGTCCTTTTCCCAAACCTTGGTCAGCAGGTCCTGCTTGGCGCGGGCTTTGCCCATGACGACCGGGTTGACGATCTCAAGGTGCGACGGGTTGGCCGTCAAAGACAGGTGAACCTTGTTGCCGTCGAATTCGCGGTCGGAAGAGGCACCGAGATGGTACTTCACGTCGCCCGAGCCTTCGACTTCGTCGGGCTTGTAGGAACCGCCCTTGAACTCGTGGAACACGGCGCGGTGCGGCTTGCCCATGACGTTGGTCAGAACGTTCAGGCGGCCGCGGTGTGCCATACCGACGATGACTTCTTCGAGGCCGAGCTGGCCGCCGCGCTTGATGATCTGTTCGAGCGCCGGAATCAGCGCTTCACCGCCATCAAGGCCGAAGCGCTTGGTGCCTTTGAACTTGACGTCGAGGAACTGCTCGTAGCCTTCGCCTTCGATCAGCTTCGACAGGATGGCCTTCTTGCCTTCCGGCGTAAAGTCGATGCCCTTGTTCGGACCTTCGATCCGTTCCTGGATCCAGGCCTTTTCCTCCGGGCTCGACATATGCATGAACTCGACGCCAATGGTCGAGCAATAGGTCCGTTCGAGGATCTCGATCATCTCGCGCACGGTTGCGTATTCGAGGCCGAGAACGTTGTCGATGAAGATCTTGCGGTCGTAATCGCTTTCCTCGAAGCCGTAGGACTTCGGCGACAGCTCGTTATAGTCCTCCACCGGGCTTGCAATGCCGAGTGGGTCGAGCTTGGCATGCAGGTGGCCGCGCATGCGGTAGGCGCGGATCATCATGATGGCGCGCACGCTGTCGCGGCTCGCCTGATGAACGTCGGCCGGGTTGACGACGGCACCCTTGGCAGCGGCGGCAGCCTCCGCCTTCGCCTTCACTTTGGTTTCGATTGCCTTCTCGACCACAGGCCAGTTGCCGTCGAGCGCGGAGACGAGTTCGCCGGACGCCGGCAGCGGCCAGTTCGACTTCTTCCAGGAGGCGCCCTGGGCAGCCTTCTTCACATCTTCGGGACTGTCGGCCAATGCCTTGAAGAAGGCCTGCCATTCTTCCGAGACCGAATTCGGATCGGCTTCGTAATTGGCGTAGAGTTGTTCGATATAGACGGCGTTCGCGCCGTCCAGGAACGAAGTGATGAGAAACTGCTCGTTAGCTTCTTGCCGTGACATGGCCTATTGCGGGCGCCGCGCCCGCCTCCTCGCGTGATCGGAACCGAAGACCTCCACGGTTCCGCATTCTCTTGGGTGTCTTATCCCGCCTTTTTTCATTGCCCCGGCACCCTTCCCCGTCTGCGGAAAAGGAGGCGTATAGTGCCGTTCCATCACCCCGGACAGTTGCTTCTGCAACTCCCTTTTCCGAAGCCTCGCAATCGAGGTTTTGGCAAAGGGCCGGGTAAGGAGCAATTCGCTATCGATCGCCGGCTTAAGAGCCGGCGATCGACCTTTATGTGGCGTCAGCCCTTCAGGACTTCAACTAGCGTCTTGCCGAGGCGTGCCGGCGAAGGCGATACCTTGATGCCGGCTGCTTCCATGGCTGCGATCTTGGATTCCGCGTCGCCCTTGCCGCCGGAAACGACAGCACCGGCATGACCCATGGTGCGGCCCTTCGGAGCGGTACGGCCGGCGATGAAGCCAGCCATCGGCTTCTTGCGACCCTTCTTGGCTTCGTCGATCAGGAACTGGGCTGCATCTTCTTCAGCCGAACCGCCGATTTCGCCGATCATGATGATCGAGGTCGTGGCTTCGTCGGCCAGGAACATCTCGAGCACGTCGATGAATTCGGTGCCCTTGACCGGGTCGCCGCCGATGCCGACAGCCGTCGTCTGACCCAGACCTTCGTTGGACGTCTGGAATACGGCTTCATAGGTCAGCGTGCCGGAGCGCGAAACGATACCGACCGAACCCTTGCGGAAGATCGAGCCCGGCATGATGCCGATCTTGCATTCTTCCGGCGTCAGGATACCCGGGCAGTTCGGGCCGAGCAGGCGCGACTTGGACTTGTCGAGCTTGGCCTTGACCTTCACCATGTCCATGACCGGGATACCCTCGGTGATGCAGGTGATGAACGGGATTTCGGCGTCGATCGCTTCGATGATCGCGTCGGCGGCACCTGCCGGCGGAACGTAGATCACGGAAGCGTCTGCACCGGTCTTTTCCTTGGCTTCGGCAACCGAAGCGAAGATCGGCAGGCTTTCGCCCTTCGAACCGGTCCAGGTTTCGCCACCCTTCTTCGGGTGGATACCGCCGACCATCTGCGTGCCGTAATAGGCGAGCGCCTGTTCGGTGTGGAACGTACCGGTCTTGCCGGTCAGGCCCTGAACGAGGACCTTGGTATTCTTGTTGACGAGAATCGACATGAGATGAGGTCCTTCAGATTAGGCGTTGATCGCAGCGACGATCTTCTTGGCCGCATCGTCCAAGTCGTCTGCAGCCGTGATCGCGAGACCCGACTCGTTGAGGATCTTCTTGCCGAGGTCGACATTCGTGCCTTCCAGGCGCACGACGAGCGGAACCTTGAGGCCGACTTCCTTCACGGCGGCGATAACGCCTTCCGCGATGACGTCGCACTTCATGATGCCACCGAAGATGTTGACGAGGATGCCCTCGACCTTCGGGTCAGCCGTGATGATCTTGAAGGCAGCCGCGACCTTCTCCTTGCCCGCGCCACCGCCGACGTCGCAGAAGTTAGCCGGCTCCTTGCCGTAAAGCTTGATGATGTCCATCGTCGCCATGGCGAGACCGGCACCGTTGACCATGCAGCCGATATTGCCGTCGAGGGCAACATAGGCGAGGTCCCACTTGGAGGCTTCGATTTCCTTGGAATCTTCTTCCGTGACGTCACGCAGTTCCTTGACGTCGTCGTGACGGAACAGCGCGTTGCCGTCGAAGGACATCTTGGCGTCGAGAACGCGCAGGTGGCCGTTCTTCATGACGATCAGCGGGTTGACTTCGAGGAGCGCCATGTCCTTTTCGCCGAACGCCTTGTAGAGCGCCGGGAACAGCGACTTGGCGTCTTCGGCGGCAGCGCCGGTCAGCTCGAGAGCCTTGGAGATCTTGGCAACGTCGTCAGCGGTCACACCCTTGGTCGGGTCGATCGCGATCGTGTGGATCTTTTCCGGCGTGTCATGCGCGACGGCTTCGATGTCCATGCCGCCTTCGGTCGAGACGACGAAGGCAACCTGGCCGACCGAGCGGTCGACGAGCAGCGAGCAATAGAGTTCGCGGTCGATATCGGCGCCGTCTTCGATATAGAGGCGGTTGACCTGCTTGCCGGCTTCGCCCGTCTGCGCCGTGACCAGCGTATTGCCGAGCATTTCCTTGGCGTGAGCGACGACTTCGTCGATCGACTTGGCCAGGCGAACGCCGCCCTTGGCATCAGGGCCGAGTTCCTTGAACTTGCCCTTGCCGCGGCCGCCGGCATGGATCTGGCTCTTGACCACGTAGAGCGGGCCGGGAAGCTGCTTGGCAGCGGCTTCTGCTTCTTCGACCTTGAGGATGGCGACACCTTCTGCGACCGGTGCACCATAGCCCTTCAGGAGAGCCTTGGCCTGGTATTCGTGAATATTCATGGGGCTTGATCCCTATTTGAATGACGTGAGCGCTGACCGAGGCCAGCGCCGAACTTTTCGGGGTCGGATTACTTGAGCGACGGCGCGATGCCGATGCAGGCTTCGCACAGGCTGGCGACGGCGCCGACCGACTTCTGGAAGGCGGCTTCTTCGTCCTTGTTGAACTCGACTTCGATGATGCGTTCGATACCGCCGGCACCGATGATCGTCGGAACGCCGACATACATGTCCTTCACGCCGTACTGGCCGGACAGATAGGCTGCAGCCGGAAGCACGCGTTTCTTGTCCTTGAGGAAGGATTCGGCCATTTCGATCGCCGAGGCGGCCGGAGCATAATAGGCAGAACCGGTCTTCAGAAGACCGACGATTTCCGCGCCGCCGTCACGGGTGCGCTGGATGATCTCTTCGAGGCGCTCGGCGGTGACCCAGCCCATCTTGACGAGATCGGTCAGCGGAATGCCGCCAACGGTCGAGTAGCGTGCAAGCGGCACCATGGTGTCGCCATGGCCGCCGAGAACGAAGGCGGTGACGTCCTGGACGGATACGTTGAATTCTTCCGAAAGGAACAGGCGGAAACGGGCGCTGTCGAGCACGCCGGCCATGCCGACGACCATGTTCTTCGGCAGGCCGGAGAACTTCTGCAGGGCCCATACCATCGCGTCGAGCGGGTTGGTGATGCAGATGACGAAGGCGTTCGGGGCATATTTCTTGATGCCGGCGCCAACCTGTTCCATGACCTTCAGGTTGATGCCGAGCAGGTCGTCACGACTCATGCCCGGCTTGCGGGCGACACCGGCGGTGACGATGCAGACATCTGCGCCTTCGATCGCCGCATAGTCGCTGGCGCCCGTAAGCTTGGCGTTGAAGCCCTCGACAGGGCCGGACTGGGCGATATCGAGGCCCTTGCCCTGCGGAATGCCGTCGGCGATATCGAACAGGACGACGTCGCCCAGCTCCTTCACGCTGGCGAGATGCGCCAGCGTGCCACCGATCATGCCAGAACCAATAAGTGCGATCTTCTTACGCGACATCGAAATGCTTCCTCTCAGGTCCGTACCTGCGACAAGTCATCGCAGGTTCTCCTTGCGGCAGCACCGATAACGCCATCTGCCAAGAATGGCAAATGATTATTTTGGCACTATATATTTCAATCGGTTAGATATGATTTGACTTACGTAAACGTAAGAAAAAGCGTCACAATTATGTCAGACTGTCTGCCGCTTCTCGTTATGCAGCGCAAGATATTCCGCGCTGCGCATCTCGAACAGGCGCGACACGGTGCGGTCGAATTCAAACCCTTCCGTGCCTCTTCTTTCAGAGAGAATTTGATCGGGCGCAGTTGCGGCCGAGATGAACAGACGCACGGAATGATCGTAAAGTGCATCGACGAGATTAATGAAGCGTTTCGCCTCATTGCGCTTTTCCGCCCCAAGTTGCGGAACATGCTCGACGAAAACCGTGTCGAACCGGTCGGCGATCGCCAGGTAATCCGACGCGCCGAGCGGCTTCTCACAGAGATCCCTGAAGGTGAAACGCGCAGCCCGGCCGGCCGCCTGCGGCACATGAATACTGCGCCCCTTCATCGGCAGATCGACAGGCTCCGCCCGCTCCCCATCCGTCACCTGATGCCATGCCGCCTCGATCGCAGCATCCGTCCGGCCGTCGAGCGGCGTCAGATAGACCGGCAGGTTGGCATTCTTCTGCATCCGGTAATCGGTGGGGCTATCCAGCGTCACCACATCGACATTGGCGCTCAGCAGTCCGATGAACGGGACGAACAGGCCGCGATTGAGCCCGTCCTTGTAGAGATTGTCGGGCGCCACGTTGGATGTTGCGATCAGCACGCAGCCGAGATCGAACAGCTCGGTAAAGAGCCGCGCCAGGATCATCGCATCGGTGATGTCAGTCACGGAAAATTCATCGAAGCAGAGCAGTTCCGCCTCGGCAAAGAGTGCGGCGGCAACCGGCGGCACCGGATCGGCCTGCTTGGTTTCGCCACGCTTCAGCTTCTGCCGCTGTTCGTGGATGCGGTTATGCACATCGGCCATGAACTCATGAAAATGCGCCCGTCGCTTCTTTCTCGTCGGCGCCTTCTTGAAGAACATGTCCATCAGCATCGTCTTGCCGCGGCCGACGCTGCCATAGACGTAGAGGCCGCGGATCTTGCCCGGCTTTCCCCCGCCCTTGGCAAACAGCCAGCCGAGTGCGCTGGTCTTCTTGGCGGGCTTTGCACCGCGCAGCGAGGTCAGCACATGGTCGAGCTTCGCCGCTACCTGCAGCTGCGCCTGATCCGGCGTCAGCACGCCGGAAGCGGCAAGGGCCTTCAGTTCCTCGCCGACACTCGACGTATATTCGGGAATGGGCTCCACGCGGGCCCCTCTATCGTAATTGACGGATTAGCGGCTGAGGCTGACCGGCTGGCCGGAATTCATCGTGCCGTCGAAGCGGTTGTCGGCGCTCTTGTAGACGCGGCCGATCACGTCACCCGCACGGCTCTTGAACTGAACCATCTTGCCGGAAACTTCCCAGGACCCCATCGTCGTCAGGTCGCCGGCACAGCCACGCGTGCCGCCGCGCGAACCGCCGCCGAGATTGGTCAGCGTCAGGAACATGTCGCAGGACGCACCGCCGTTCGAAACGCGCCAGTTGCCGACCATCTGCTCCTTGGTCACGTCGAGAGCATTTGCCGGCGGCGCTGCGGCAGCCGGATTGCCCATGGCCATGTTCTGGCCTGCCTGCGGAGCAGTCGGATACTGCGAAGCATCACCGGGCGGCGGAAGCTGGCCACCCTGCACGCTCGGCACCGGCTGCGCCTGAAGCGGAGCGGGCTGCGAAGGCAGATCGTTATACGGGCTGTAGGATGTGCGCTGGCAACCGGCCAGAGCCAAGGTCAGAACGAGACCCGTTGCCACATACTTGAACTGCATCGAAAACTCCTGTCCGGATCATGTCACTTTGCACCCGAAGCGGGCACGACAGTTTTGCCGGGGATATCGTAAACACCCTTGGTTAATCAAGAGTAGCCAGCCATTCCGACAACAACACGACGGTTGTCGTGT
Protein-coding sequences here:
- a CDS encoding LysE family translocator, with the protein product MHAYLIELISLMAIFSFAIVSPGADLAMVMRQAIMQGRRQAIITSFGIGTSLMFHVTYTILGLGLIISQSVYLFNIVKWLGVAYLIYIGIKALRAGKTEITVAPEASDNQPRKQSALKAFTLGFAANALNPKPVFFFLSIFSTVVSAHTPMAIKFGYGLVMATCLIVWFVGVSTFMTTPRMRAAFSRASKWIDRTSGVVFIALGLKLATEKAA
- the lpdA gene encoding dihydrolipoyl dehydrogenase, translating into MAYDVVVIGSGPGGYVCAIKAAQLGLKVAVVEKRATYGGTCLNVGCIPSKALLHASEMFHQVAHGVDALGVEVAAPTLNLSKMMAHKDATIKSNVDGVAFLFKKNKIDGFIGTGKIVAAGKVSVTGEDGKVQELETKNIVIATGSDVAGIPGVNVEIDEKVIVSSTGAISLDKVPQNLIVVGGGVIGLELGSVWMRLGAKVTVIEYLDKLLGAMDADVSKQFQRMIAKQGMDIRTEAKVTAVEKTATGAKVTYEPVKGGEAQTVEADVVLISTGRKPYTEGLGLEGAGVALDNRGRVEIDHGFKTNVAGIYAIGDVVKGPMLAHKAEDEGVALAEILAGQHGHVNYDVIPGVVYTQPEVASVGKTEEELKAAGIAYKVGKFPFTANGRARAMLATDGFVKILADKDTDRVLGGHIVGFGAGEMIHEITVLMEFGGASEDLGRTCHAHPTMSEAVKEAALATFAKPIHM
- the sucD gene encoding succinate--CoA ligase subunit alpha, whose product is MSILVNKNTKVLVQGLTGKTGTFHTEQALAYYGTQMVGGIHPKKGGETWTGSKGESLPIFASVAEAKEKTGADASVIYVPPAGAADAIIEAIDAEIPFITCITEGIPVMDMVKVKAKLDKSKSRLLGPNCPGILTPEECKIGIMPGSIFRKGSVGIVSRSGTLTYEAVFQTSNEGLGQTTAVGIGGDPVKGTEFIDVLEMFLADEATTSIIMIGEIGGSAEEDAAQFLIDEAKKGRKKPMAGFIAGRTAPKGRTMGHAGAVVSGGKGDAESKIAAMEAAGIKVSPSPARLGKTLVEVLKG
- the sucC gene encoding ADP-forming succinate--CoA ligase subunit beta; this translates as MNIHEYQAKALLKGYGAPVAEGVAILKVEEAEAAAKQLPGPLYVVKSQIHAGGRGKGKFKELGPDAKGGVRLAKSIDEVVAHAKEMLGNTLVTAQTGEAGKQVNRLYIEDGADIDRELYCSLLVDRSVGQVAFVVSTEGGMDIEAVAHDTPEKIHTIAIDPTKGVTADDVAKISKALELTGAAAEDAKSLFPALYKAFGEKDMALLEVNPLIVMKNGHLRVLDAKMSFDGNALFRHDDVKELRDVTEEDSKEIEASKWDLAYVALDGNIGCMVNGAGLAMATMDIIKLYGKEPANFCDVGGGAGKEKVAAAFKIITADPKVEGILVNIFGGIMKCDVIAEGVIAAVKEVGLKVPLVVRLEGTNVDLGKKILNESGLAITAADDLDDAAKKIVAAINA
- a CDS encoding 2-oxoglutarate dehydrogenase E1 component; translated protein: MSRQEANEQFLITSFLDGANAVYIEQLYANYEADPNSVSEEWQAFFKALADSPEDVKKAAQGASWKKSNWPLPASGELVSALDGNWPVVEKAIETKVKAKAEAAAAAKGAVVNPADVHQASRDSVRAIMMIRAYRMRGHLHAKLDPLGIASPVEDYNELSPKSYGFEESDYDRKIFIDNVLGLEYATVREMIEILERTYCSTIGVEFMHMSSPEEKAWIQERIEGPNKGIDFTPEGKKAILSKLIEGEGYEQFLDVKFKGTKRFGLDGGEALIPALEQIIKRGGQLGLEEVIVGMAHRGRLNVLTNVMGKPHRAVFHEFKGGSYKPDEVEGSGDVKYHLGASSDREFDGNKVHLSLTANPSHLEIVNPVVMGKARAKQDLLTKVWEKDNIIPLSERSKVLPLLLHGDAAFAGQGVVAEILGLSGLRGHRVAGTMHVIINNQIGFTTNPGFSRSSPYPSDVAKMIEAPIFHVNGDDPEAVTYAAKVATEYRMKFHKPVVVDMFCYRRFGHNEGDEPAFTQPKMYKVIRAHKAVAELYADRLIAEGVLTEAEFDKMKADWRSHLDAEFEAGQSYKPNKADWLDGQWSGLRSADDADEQRRGKTSMPMKSLKEIGRKLSVIPEGFNAHRTIKRFMENRAQMIETGEGLDWAMAEALAFGSLAVEGTKIRLSGQDCERGTFSQRHSVLYDQDTEERYIPLSNLQPGQGKYEVINSMLSEEAVLGFEYGYSLARPNALTLWEAQFGDFANGAQVVFDQFISSGERKWLRMSGLVCLLPHGYEGQGPEHSSARLERFLQLCAEDNMQVANCTTPANYFHILRRQVKRDFRKPLILMTPKSLLRHKRATSSLAELAGESSFHRLLWDDAEVIKDGPIKLQKDAKIRRVVMCTGKVYYDLLEEREKRGIDDIYLLRIEQLYPFPAKALINELSRFKNAEMVWCQEEPKNMGAWAFIDPYLEWVLAHIDAKYQRVRYTGRAAAASPATGLMSKHLAQLEAFLEDALGG
- a CDS encoding MAPEG family protein — protein: MEPASANATHLVVVLCLSVVLLLFHILLQGFLATRELGSKWNAGPRDEGVAPKSAVAGRAARASKNYQETYPAFIGLLLGLAFIGDPSGLGIGGAWVWLIARIAYVPLYLAGIAYIRSLVWLLSLAGLVIMMAALLF
- the mdh gene encoding malate dehydrogenase, yielding MSRKKIALIGSGMIGGTLAHLASVKELGDVVLFDIADGIPQGKGLDIAQSGPVEGFNAKLTGASDYAAIEGADVCIVTAGVARKPGMSRDDLLGINLKVMEQVGAGIKKYAPNAFVICITNPLDAMVWALQKFSGLPKNMVVGMAGVLDSARFRLFLSEEFNVSVQDVTAFVLGGHGDTMVPLARYSTVGGIPLTDLVKMGWVTAERLEEIIQRTRDGGAEIVGLLKTGSAYYAPAASAIEMAESFLKDKKRVLPAAAYLSGQYGVKDMYVGVPTIIGAGGIERIIEVEFNKDEEAAFQKSVGAVASLCEACIGIAPSLK
- the odhB gene encoding 2-oxoglutarate dehydrogenase complex dihydrolipoyllysine-residue succinyltransferase; its protein translation is MATEIRVPTLGESVSEATVGTWFKKVGDTVKADEPLVELETDKVTVEVPAPASGVLTEIVAQNGETVGLDALLGQIAEGGAGAATAAPAAAPAPAAAPVAAAPAAAAPAAASSMPAAPAAAKVAADNNISTADIDGSGKRGQVLKGDVLAAIAKGSSAPAPAAVPAAPRPVSSADDASREERVKMTRLRQTIAKRLKDAQNTAAMLTTYNEVDMKAVMDLRNRYKDVFEKKHGTKLGFMGFFTKAVTHALKELPAVNAEIDGTDLIYKNYCHVGMAVGTDKGLVVPVIRDADQRSIAGVEKELARLAKAARDGSLSMADMQGGTFTITNGGVYGSLMSSPILNAPQSGILGMHKIQERPVVVGGQIVIRPMMYLALSYDHRIVDGKEAVTFLVRVKESLEDPERLVLDL